In Spirochaetota bacterium, a single genomic region encodes these proteins:
- the purB gene encoding adenylosuccinate lyase, whose protein sequence is MNSFDIFLDPLFSLSPIDGRYREKVNNLREIFSEYGLIKRRIYVEIKWFLFLIENLKIEIKEKDKLNKLISKIDNFSIEDARRIKEIEKITNHDVKAVEYFLKEICQIDENEFIHFCLTSEDINNLSYALMIKDYLREIFIKEIQIIIFKIKELSLKYKDSPMLSKTHGQPATPTTFGKEVSYFLKRIFDSTKNILSIDIYGKINGATGNFAAHFLAYPEIDWIEFTKRFLNSLGISQNIVTKQIEPHDFISRILNEFSILNGVLIDLCRDFWLYISNDYLKLKKVETEVGSSTMPHKVNPIDFENAWGNFEISQNIAQFLSRRLIVSLMQRDLTDSTLLRNLSLVFSYFNIGLSSLIKGLEKIELNEEKTKRDLMENPEVLSEAIQTIMRKNKIKNGYEILKGFTRGRKINFEVLNEFVKTLDINEADRNRLINLYPENYIGLSSSIVDKVVEEIDKNLDLRNLLMNRKF, encoded by the coding sequence ATGAATTCATTTGATATCTTTTTAGATCCACTATTTTCTTTATCTCCAATTGATGGGAGATATAGAGAAAAAGTAAATAATTTAAGAGAAATTTTTTCAGAATATGGATTAATAAAAAGAAGGATTTACGTTGAAATAAAGTGGTTTCTTTTTTTGATTGAAAATTTAAAAATTGAAATAAAAGAAAAGGATAAGTTAAATAAATTGATTTCCAAAATTGATAATTTTTCGATTGAAGATGCAAGAAGAATTAAAGAAATTGAAAAAATAACAAACCATGATGTGAAAGCTGTTGAATATTTTCTCAAAGAAATTTGTCAAATTGATGAAAATGAGTTTATTCATTTTTGTTTAACTTCTGAAGATATTAATAATCTTTCCTATGCTTTAATGATAAAGGATTATTTAAGAGAAATTTTTATAAAAGAAATTCAGATAATTATTTTTAAAATTAAAGAGTTATCTTTGAAATATAAAGATAGCCCTATGCTTTCCAAAACTCATGGCCAACCAGCAACTCCTACTACTTTTGGAAAAGAGGTAAGTTATTTTTTAAAAAGAATTTTTGATTCTACTAAAAATATTCTTTCTATTGATATATATGGTAAAATAAATGGAGCAACAGGTAATTTTGCAGCACATTTTTTAGCTTATCCGGAAATTGATTGGATAGAATTTACTAAAAGATTCTTAAATTCCCTTGGTATTTCACAAAACATTGTTACAAAACAAATTGAGCCACATGATTTTATTAGTAGAATATTAAATGAATTTTCTATATTGAATGGTGTTTTAATTGATTTATGTAGAGACTTCTGGCTATATATCTCAAATGATTATTTAAAACTGAAAAAAGTTGAAACAGAAGTTGGAAGTTCTACTATGCCTCATAAAGTTAATCCAATAGATTTTGAAAATGCATGGGGAAATTTTGAAATTTCACAAAATATAGCTCAGTTTTTATCTAGAAGATTGATAGTGAGTTTGATGCAAAGAGATTTAACAGATTCTACTCTATTAAGAAATCTTTCTCTGGTTTTTTCATATTTTAATATTGGTTTGAGTTCTCTTATAAAAGGACTCGAAAAAATAGAATTAAATGAAGAAAAAACAAAAAGAGATTTAATGGAGAATCCTGAAGTTTTATCGGAAGCTATACAAACTATAATGAGAAAAAATAAAATCAAAAATGGTTATGAAATATTGAAAGGATTTACTAGAGGTAGAAAAATAAATTTTGAAGTATTAAATGAATTTGTTAAAACTCTAGATATAAATGAAGCTGATAGAAATAGGTTAATAAATCTTTATCCTGAAAATTATATAGGTCTTTCTTCAAGTATTGTTGATAAAGTCGTAGAAGAAATCGATAAGAATCTTGATTTAAGAAATTTGTTAATGAATCGAAAATTTTAA
- a CDS encoding NAD(P)-dependent oxidoreductase: protein MLIGITGSTGFIGKNLIQEFIELNNKYKQENKDKEFPYKLILLLRENSNVKNIKNFILNCSEIETRTVDFFNKEDIKKNIKDVDFIIHLAGVTKAKRKIDYYKYNFCLTKNIVDAIFEINLNNINNKNINIDKNNNDYKIIKFIFFSSQSSCGPSKKGSLISEKDIENPISNYGKSKLKAELYIKEKIKDFIILRFPSILGPYDMDGLNLFKMVLKKLIFGIGKNFQFDVIYSKEVTQIIKFFIINFKNFNNKVIHIGYKNPLDFKYFINKVRDLANKKGNYIYINVPIFFVIIFAIIVYFINLFQKNQSIINFEKIIEISKKNWIYNKDLFLNSGYTFQYDIDSMIEETFFWYKSKHLL from the coding sequence ATGTTAATTGGTATTACTGGTTCTACTGGTTTTATTGGTAAAAATTTAATTCAAGAATTTATTGAATTAAATAATAAATATAAACAAGAAAACAAAGATAAAGAGTTTCCTTATAAACTAATTTTACTACTTAGGGAAAATTCAAATGTTAAAAATATTAAAAACTTTATATTAAATTGTTCAGAAATTGAAACAAGGACTGTTGATTTTTTTAATAAAGAAGATATAAAAAAAAATATTAAGGATGTTGATTTCATAATTCATTTGGCGGGGGTTACTAAGGCAAAGAGAAAGATAGATTATTACAAATATAATTTTTGTTTAACAAAAAATATAGTTGATGCAATTTTTGAGATAAATTTGAATAATATTAATAATAAAAATATTAATATAGATAAAAATAATAATGATTATAAAATAATAAAGTTTATATTTTTTTCATCTCAATCATCATGTGGTCCTTCAAAAAAAGGAAGTTTAATTTCTGAAAAAGATATTGAAAATCCAATAAGTAACTATGGTAAAAGTAAATTAAAAGCTGAGTTATATATAAAAGAAAAAATTAAAGATTTTATTATATTAAGATTTCCATCAATTCTCGGTCCTTATGATATGGATGGGTTGAATTTATTTAAAATGGTTCTAAAAAAATTAATTTTTGGTATTGGTAAAAATTTTCAATTTGATGTAATATATTCTAAGGAAGTAACGCAGATAATAAAATTTTTTATAATTAATTTTAAAAATTTTAATAATAAAGTTATACATATAGGTTATAAAAATCCTCTTGATTTTAAATATTTTATTAATAAAGTTAGAGATCTTGCAAATAAAAAAGGTAATTATATATATATTAATGTCCCAATTTTTTTCGTTATAATTTTTGCAATAATAGTATATTTTATAAATTTATTTCAAAAAAATCAATCAATAATAAATTTTGAAAAAATAATTGAAATTTCAAAAAAAAATTGGATTTATAATAAAGATTTATTTTTAAATTCAGGGTATACTTTTCAATATGATATTGATAGTATGATTGAGGAAACTTTTTTTTGGTATAAAAGTAAACATCTATTATAA
- a CDS encoding RluA family pseudouridine synthase: MKEEIYSFIATDLEEGERVDTVLAIKINKSRSFIKNSIDQLLINDKSCKLSKKLKKGDRIFIRLRYNEISDKIVPQKGNINIIYEDNYFLIVKKEPGIPVHPSAGHYQDTYCNYIMQYLIEKGIYLNDAGIIHRLDKDTEGILLFAKDKYTQEKFRELFKKRKIKKYYFAICYNKSKINLIKNKIYLLEDYISRDKTNRLKFTTKNKEGKFAQLKFKPIFFFDEFFIANIKLITGRTHQIRVQFADRGFPIVGDIIYNSPKDKYYKDYGLLLYSYKIEFLHPLTNNYVSIICRIPDRFKFFLIKNNKKNII; this comes from the coding sequence ATGAAAGAAGAAATTTATTCTTTTATCGCTACTGATCTAGAAGAGGGAGAAAGAGTAGATACGGTATTAGCTATTAAAATTAATAAAAGTAGATCCTTTATTAAAAATTCAATAGACCAATTATTAATTAATGATAAAAGTTGTAAACTTTCAAAAAAATTAAAAAAAGGAGACAGAATATTTATAAGACTAAGATATAATGAAATATCTGATAAAATAGTTCCCCAAAAAGGAAATATTAATATAATATATGAAGATAATTATTTTTTAATAGTAAAAAAAGAACCAGGAATACCTGTTCATCCATCAGCTGGACACTATCAAGATACATATTGTAATTACATTATGCAATATTTAATTGAGAAAGGAATATATTTAAATGATGCAGGTATTATCCATAGATTAGATAAGGATACAGAAGGAATTCTTTTATTTGCTAAAGATAAATATACTCAAGAAAAATTTAGAGAATTATTTAAGAAAAGAAAAATTAAAAAATACTATTTTGCGATATGTTACAATAAAAGCAAAATTAATTTAATTAAAAATAAAATATATTTATTAGAAGATTATATAAGTAGAGACAAAACTAATAGATTAAAGTTTACAACTAAAAATAAAGAGGGTAAATTTGCCCAACTTAAATTTAAACCTATATTTTTTTTTGATGAGTTTTTTATTGCAAATATTAAACTTATTACTGGCAGGACACATCAGATTAGAGTACAATTTGCAGATAGAGGATTTCCAATTGTTGGGGATATAATATACAATTCCCCAAAAGATAAATATTATAAAGATTATGGGTTATTGTTATATTCTTATAAAATTGAATTTTTGCATCCTTTAACAAATAATTATGTTAGTATAATTTGTAGAATTCCAGATAGATTTAAATTTTTTTTGATAAAAAATAACAAAAAAAATATAATATAA
- the lspA gene encoding signal peptidase II: MKMYDNRKKLIKIVIIVFLTIFIDQFTKFLIIKNFHLYQSIKIIKNLLYLTYIENRGFLMGFGGQLNDGTIFNGVVIITIIAIAILIGFFIYIYKRNLLNNYLLINFSFLIGGAFGNFIDRLFRKKVIDFIEIKLPTFKFKGFYYSSLPIFNFADLFVTVGIIMLIIYFIFLEHKYEVKGLENDVKSIEEPNVEKIKNENSEYKNKILNEKISGLNSNKDSIDIENLDNNNIGRN, encoded by the coding sequence ATGAAAATGTATGATAATAGAAAGAAGTTAATAAAAATCGTAATAATAGTTTTTTTAACTATATTTATTGATCAATTTACTAAATTTTTAATCATTAAAAATTTTCATCTTTATCAATCTATTAAAATAATTAAAAATTTACTATATTTAACATATATTGAAAACAGAGGGTTTTTGATGGGCTTTGGAGGTCAATTAAATGATGGAACTATATTTAATGGAGTTGTTATAATAACAATTATTGCAATTGCTATATTGATTGGATTTTTTATATATATTTATAAAAGGAATCTTCTTAATAATTATTTATTAATAAATTTTTCCTTTTTAATTGGTGGAGCATTTGGTAATTTTATAGATAGATTATTTAGGAAAAAAGTTATAGATTTTATTGAAATAAAATTGCCAACTTTTAAGTTTAAAGGATTTTATTATTCTAGCTTACCAATATTTAATTTTGCTGATTTATTTGTAACTGTTGGGATAATAATGTTAATTATTTATTTTATTTTTCTTGAACACAAATATGAAGTAAAAGGTTTAGAGAATGATGTTAAAAGTATAGAGGAACCAAATGTTGAAAAAATTAAGAATGAAAATAGTGAATATAAGAATAAAATTTTAAATGAAAAGATTTCTGGATTAAATTCAAATAAAGATTCAATTGATATAGAAAATTTAGATAATAATAATATTGGAAGAAACTAA
- the mtnP gene encoding S-methyl-5'-thioadenosine phosphorylase, with amino-acid sequence MDKVKYAIIGGSGITDIEDLIIEKELNINTPYGLMSDKVKVGYFKGTKNKIAFLPRHGKGHVILPSNIPQKANVWGLKYIGVEKVIAISAVGSLKEDIRPTDFVVPFQIFDRTKNRESTFFEDGLVGHISFANPFCPELQEFIAKKIESLGLRVHKNETYVCMEGPAFSTKAESNFYRMIGAGVIGMTALPEAKLFREAEICYGMIAMSTDYDCWREGEEIVNVAMVIENVKKNVNNVKVIIREIFKDIPEERNCECVNALQYAVQTSKDYIDRKVYRKLELFLSKYF; translated from the coding sequence ATGGATAAAGTTAAGTATGCAATTATAGGGGGTTCAGGTATTACTGATATTGAAGATCTTATTATAGAAAAAGAACTTAACATAAATACTCCTTATGGTTTAATGTCTGATAAAGTTAAAGTTGGTTATTTTAAAGGAACAAAAAATAAAATAGCTTTTTTACCAAGGCATGGCAAAGGTCATGTTATTTTACCATCAAATATTCCACAAAAAGCAAATGTTTGGGGATTAAAATATATTGGAGTTGAAAAAGTGATAGCCATTTCTGCAGTAGGTTCACTTAAAGAAGATATAAGACCAACAGATTTTGTAGTACCTTTTCAAATATTTGATAGAACCAAAAATAGAGAATCAACCTTTTTTGAAGATGGGCTTGTAGGGCATATCAGTTTTGCAAATCCTTTTTGTCCTGAACTTCAAGAATTTATTGCTAAAAAGATAGAATCTTTAGGTTTAAGAGTTCATAAAAATGAAACTTATGTTTGTATGGAAGGGCCAGCTTTCTCAACAAAGGCAGAATCAAATTTTTATAGAATGATTGGAGCTGGTGTTATAGGAATGACAGCATTACCTGAAGCAAAACTTTTTAGAGAAGCAGAAATATGTTATGGGATGATTGCTATGTCGACTGACTATGACTGCTGGAGAGAAGGAGAAGAGATAGTTAATGTTGCCATGGTAATAGAAAATGTAAAAAAAAATGTTAATAATGTTAAGGTTATTATTAGAGAAATTTTTAAAGATATACCTGAAGAAAGAAATTGTGAATGCGTAAATGCTTTACAATATGCTGTTCAAACTTCTAAAGATTATATTGATAGAAAGGTATATAGAAAGCTTGAACTTTTTTTAAGCAAATATTTTTAA